In one Nicotiana tomentosiformis chromosome 6, ASM39032v3, whole genome shotgun sequence genomic region, the following are encoded:
- the LOC138893537 gene encoding serine/threonine-protein phosphatase 7 long form homolog has protein sequence MKKKNTLINIVQFTVAVMEVPPVHPGPVSLELLLLQAEHRSSYIWERQCLAQTFHARRVDDMWDFLRAHPLYPRIVRRLQDTGFYRIIEIGRLQLDWSLITALIERWRSETHTFHLPIGEATITLQDVEVLYGLPIDGHLVAYLYALREYTGLQ, from the coding sequence atgaaaaagaaaaatactttaattaatattgttcaatttacagtagcCGTCATGGAGGTTCCGCCTGTGCATCCCGGACCTGTATCGCTAGAGCTATTGTTGTTACAGGCCGAGCATAGGTCTTCGTACATATGGGAGAGGCAGTGTTTGGCCCAGACATTCCACGCTAGACGggtagacgatatgtgggacttTCTTAGGGCCCACCCACTCTATCCCCGTATAGTCAGACGCCTTCAGGATACAGGTTTCTATAGGATCATAGAGATCGGCCGGTTGCAGTTGGACTGGTCGTTGATCACGGctttgatagagcggtggcgatcGGAGACGCACACGTTTCATTTACCCATTGGCGAGGCTACTATCACGCTTCAGGATGTGGAGGTTCTGTATGGGCTGCCGATTGATGGACATCTTGTAGCTTACCTGTATGCTCTCAGAGAATATACGGGATTGCAGTAG
- the LOC104104265 gene encoding rho guanine nucleotide exchange factor 8-like has protein sequence MVREIYKIHKSKSFNFRKMFEGRQAHSVVLENGHGREAMDFRSQGGKSSSALLEKQHIGSVFNRSVNPISRFAKEGSRSGNIYKDKHSSDMEMMKERFAKLLLGEDMSGGGKGVSSALALSNAITNLAASVFGEQWKLEPMSQERKARWRKEIDWLLSVSDYIVEFVPSQQKSKDGTNMEVMVTQQRRDLLMNIPALKKLDAMLIDCLENFKYENEFWYVSRDADESEKGVQRNDKWWLPTVKVPPEGLSDTCRKWLQYQKDCVNQVHKASMAINAQILSEMEIPENYIESLPKNGRESLGDSIYKSITVEFFDPEQFLSTNMDLSTEHKVLDLKNRIEASVVIWKRKMHHKDGKSSWGSAVSLEKRELFEERAETILLLLKQRFPGIPQSSLDISKIQYNNDIGHSILESYSRVLESLANTVMSRIEDVLYADSLTQDPSFAIANQNLSADSSPPLPLSGMSTPRELEAEVLSSAAQTPSSRTLFDFIGWNVELGETGMKKNHSTGNLEAYFKGENDNKSMTKLANITPKKFSYIEKIESGLRSPTARD, from the exons ATGGTTAGAGAAATATACAAGATTCATAAGTCAAAGTCTTTCAACTTTAGGAAGATGTTTGAGGGAAGACAAGCACATAGTGTTGTGTTAGAAAATGGACATGGTAGAGAAGCCATGGATTTTAGGAGTCAAGGTGGAAAATCATCTTCAGCATTATTAGAAAAACAACATATAGGTAGCGTTTTTAATCGGTCTGTTAATCCTATTTCGCGCTTTGCTAAGGAAGGATCAAGATCAGGAAACATATATAAAGATAAACATTCTTCAG ACATGGAAATGATGAAAGAAAGGTTTGCAAAGCTGCTATTAGGAGAAGATATGTCAGGTGGAGGAAAGGGTGTTTCATCAGCTCTGGCTTTATCAAATGCTATTACTAATCTTGCTG CTTCTGTTTTTGGAGAACAATGGAAATTGGAACCTATGTCTCAAGAGAGAAAAGCAAGGTGGAGAAAAGAAATAGATTGGCTTTTATCTGTATCAGATTACATTGTTGAATTTGTCCCTTCTCAACAAAAATCTAAGGATGGAACAAACATGGAG GTAATGGTGACACAACAAAGAAGAGATCTGCTTATGAACATCCCAGCCTTGAAAAAACTTGATGCCATGCTCATT GATTGCTTAGAAAATTTCAAATATGAGAATGAATTCTGGTATGTTTCAAGAGATGCTGATGAATCTGAGAAAGGTGTAcagaggaatgataaatggtggcTACCTACAGTCAAGGTTCCACCTGAGGGTCTCTCGGATACATGCCGAAAATGGCTACAATATCAAAAGGATTGTGTGAACCAAGTACACAAAGCATCTATGGCTATAAATGCACAAATACTATCAGAAATGGAAATTCCTGAAAACTACATTGAATCTCTCCCCAAG AATGGTAGAGAAAGTCTTGGTGATTCAATCTACAAGAGCATCACAGTTGAGTTCTTTGATCCTGAACAATTCCTTTCAACTAATATGGATTTGTCCACAGAACACAAAGTTCTTGATCTTAAGAACAGAATTGAGGCATCTGTAGTAATTTGGAAGAGAAAAATGCACCATAAAGATGGAAAATCATCTTGGGGTTCAGCTGTGAGTTTGGAGAAGAGGGAACTTTTTGAAGAGAGAGCAGAGACTATCTTACTCCTTTTAAAACAAAGATTTCCTGGAATCCCTCAATCTTCCCTTGATATCAGCAAAATCCAATATAACAAC GATATAGGACACTCTATTCTGGAGAGCTACTCAAGGGTACTAGAAAGCCTAGCTAACACAGTTATGTCGCGTATTGAAGACGTGCTATACGCGGACTCACTAACGCAAGATCCGTCATTCGCGATAGCAAACCAGAACCTCTCAGCTGATTCCTCACCTCCACTTCCATTGAGCGGTATGTCAACTCCTAGGGAATTAGAGGCAGAGGTGTTAAGTTCTGCAGCACAAACACCGTCCTCGAGGACTTTATTCGATTTCATTGGCTGGAATGTGGAGCTAGGAGAGACAGGAATGAAGAAGAATCATTCTACGGGTAACTTAGAGGCTTATTTCAAAGGTGAAAATGATAACAAATCCATGACAAAACTAGCTAATATTACTCCCAAGAAATTTTCCTACATTGAAAAGATCGAAAGTGGCCTAAGAAGTCCAACAGCTCGGGACTAA
- the LOC104104266 gene encoding probable protein ABIL5 isoform X1 produces MKEEEFNSSPKKYPESETDDATKFNNSLQELKDLCSQLHHAADYCEKSFLKAEEKKNAVENTKEYLCRAVVTVVDHLGCVSAKLECRIAKIDTTSETELRIDGLTQRLATCQQYSHKLALSRFCWTTGLSTYHRRYISPPTQDLRRTKQMSRGFSIPIDNKTVDKDEFEAEEDVPLFLSTYNYKPSLLEDSEQKSSFSPPVLPVRDALTVVPKAQNSNFEFQEARKLKRNLLNWRPMHNKDIRSLIRRGRRIVT; encoded by the exons ATGAAGGAGGAGGAATTTAATTCATCTCCAAAAAAATATCCAGAATCTGAAACTGATGATGCAACTAAGTTTAACAACTCCCTGCAA GAACTAAAGGACTTGTGCTCGCAGCTTCACCATGCTGCAGATTATTGTGAGAAATCTTTTCTAAAGGCAGAAGAGAAAAAAAA TGCAGTGGAAAACACAAAAGAGTACCTGTGCAGAGCTGTTGTTACAGTCGTCGATCATTTAGGATGTGTATCAGCTAAACTTGAATGCCGGATTGCCAAGATTGACACAACTTCTGAAACAGAACTTCGAATTGATGGCTTGACTCAA AGACTTGCAACCTGCCAACAATACTCTCACAAGCTTGCTCTCTCAAGGTTTTGTTGGACTACTGGTTTATCAACATATCATCGTCGCTATATATCACCAC CAACTCAAGATCTCAGGAGAACAAAACAAATGTCAAG GGGATTCAGTATACCAATTGACAATAAGACTGTAGACAAAGATGAATTTGAGGCAGAAGAAGATGTGCCACTATTTTTATCCACTTACAACTACAAGCCTTCTCTACTTGAAGATTCAGAGCAAAAGTCTAGCTTTTCACCTCCAG TGCTTCCAGTTCGCGACGCCCTAACTGTAGTACCAAAAGCACAAAATTCCAACTTTGAATTTCAG GAGGCTCGAAAGCTAAAACGAAACTTATTAAATTGGAGACCGATGCATAATAAGGACATCAGGTCACTCATTCGACGGGGTAGAAGAATAGTAACATGA
- the LOC104104266 gene encoding probable protein ABIL5 isoform X2 gives MKEEEFNSSPKKYPESETDDATKFNNSLQELKDLCSQLHHAADYCEKSFLKAEEKKNAVENTKEYLCRAVVTVVDHLGCVSAKLECRIAKIDTTSETELRIDGLTQRLATCQQYSHKLALSRFCWTTGLSTYHRRYISPPTQDLRRTKQMSSIPIDNKTVDKDEFEAEEDVPLFLSTYNYKPSLLEDSEQKSSFSPPVLPVRDALTVVPKAQNSNFEFQEARKLKRNLLNWRPMHNKDIRSLIRRGRRIVT, from the exons ATGAAGGAGGAGGAATTTAATTCATCTCCAAAAAAATATCCAGAATCTGAAACTGATGATGCAACTAAGTTTAACAACTCCCTGCAA GAACTAAAGGACTTGTGCTCGCAGCTTCACCATGCTGCAGATTATTGTGAGAAATCTTTTCTAAAGGCAGAAGAGAAAAAAAA TGCAGTGGAAAACACAAAAGAGTACCTGTGCAGAGCTGTTGTTACAGTCGTCGATCATTTAGGATGTGTATCAGCTAAACTTGAATGCCGGATTGCCAAGATTGACACAACTTCTGAAACAGAACTTCGAATTGATGGCTTGACTCAA AGACTTGCAACCTGCCAACAATACTCTCACAAGCTTGCTCTCTCAAGGTTTTGTTGGACTACTGGTTTATCAACATATCATCGTCGCTATATATCACCAC CAACTCAAGATCTCAGGAGAACAAAACAAATGTCAAG TATACCAATTGACAATAAGACTGTAGACAAAGATGAATTTGAGGCAGAAGAAGATGTGCCACTATTTTTATCCACTTACAACTACAAGCCTTCTCTACTTGAAGATTCAGAGCAAAAGTCTAGCTTTTCACCTCCAG TGCTTCCAGTTCGCGACGCCCTAACTGTAGTACCAAAAGCACAAAATTCCAACTTTGAATTTCAG GAGGCTCGAAAGCTAAAACGAAACTTATTAAATTGGAGACCGATGCATAATAAGGACATCAGGTCACTCATTCGACGGGGTAGAAGAATAGTAACATGA